Within the Pengzhenrongella sicca genome, the region GCCGGTGGCCGTCGGCCCCGTCGAGCCGGATCGCAGCCGGGCGGCCCCGGGCCGCGTGCCGGACCCGCCGGACCCGCCCGCCCGGCCGCCGGCGTGCGGCGTGATCGGGCGGCGGGCAGACATGAGGACATCCTCCCCCGCCCCGCCGCTCCCGGCAGCCCCGACCCTCCGGCGCACGGCCGCGAGTGTGGGGCCTGACGCACGAAACCCGGCACCCCGCCGAGGCGGGCTACCGGGTTCGTGCGGCGCGCGGGGCCAAGGGCCCCGGAGCGCCGGTCAGGCTGGGTGGTGCTCAGGCCTTGTGGTGCTCAGGCCTGCGTGTGCCGCGGGAAGGCGGAGGCACCGGCGTAGCGCGCGGCGTCGTCCAGCTCCTCTTCGATGCGGAGCAGCTGGTTGTACTTCGCGATGCGCTCGCCACGGGCGGGCGCGCCGGTCTTGATCTGACCACCGTTGACGGCGACCGCGAGGTCCGCGATCGTGACGTCCTCGGTCTCGCCGGAGCGGTGCGAGACCATAGCGGTGAACCCGGCGCGGTGCGCGAGGTCGACGGCGTCGAGGGTCTCGGTCAGGGTGCCGATCTGGTTGAGCTTGACCAGGAGCGAGTTCGCACTCTTGAGCTCGATGCCCTTGGCCAGGCGAATCGGGTTCGTGACGAACAGGTCGTCACCGACGATCTGCACGCGGTCGCCGACCTGGCCCATGAGCGCGGACCAACCGGCCCACTCGTCCTCGGACAGCGGGTCCTCGATGGAGACCAGCGGGTAGTCGCGCACGAGCTGCTCGTAGTACGCGATCATCTCGTCGGAGGTGGTCGCCTTGCCCTCGAACTGGTAGGCACCGTCCTTGAAGAACTCCGTCGCGGCGACGTCGAGCGCGAGGCCGACGTCCTTGCCCGCCACGAAGCCGGCCTTCTCGATCGCGACGAGGATCAGGTCGAGCGCGGCGCGGTTGCTGGACAGGTTCGGCGCGAAGCCGCCCTCGTCGCCGAGGCCGGTGGACAGGCCCTTCGACTTCAGCACGGACTTGAGGGAGTGGTAGATCTCGGCGCCGGTGCGCAGCGCCTCGCGGAAGGTCGTGGCGCCGATCGGGGCGACCATGAACTCCTGGATGTCGACGTTGGAGTCGGCGTGCGAGCCACCGTTGAGGATGTTCATCATCGGGACCGGCAGCACGTGGGCGTTCGGGCCACCGAGGTAGCGGAACAGCGGCAGGTCGGCGGAGTCCGCGGCGGCCTTGGCGACGGCGATCGAGACGCCGAGGATCGCGTTGGCGCCGAGCTTGCCCTTGTTGGGCGTGCCGTCGAGGTCGATCAGGGCCGCGTCGACGAGGCGCTGCTCGGAGGCCTCGAAGCCGATGAGCTCCGGGGCGATCTCGTCGATGACGGCGTTGACCGCGTCCTCGACGCCCTTGCCCAGGTAGCGGGACTTGTCGCCGTCGCGGCGCTCGACGGCCTCGAACGCGCCGGTCGAGGCGCCGGACGGGACGGCCGCACGGGCGATCGTGCCATCGTCGAGAGCGACCTCGACCTCAACAGTGGGATTGCCGCGCGAGTCAAGAATCTCGCGGGCGCCTACGGCCTCAATGCTGGCCATGGATGCTCCTTTTCCGGACGTATAGGTTTGCATTGCCAGGCTACCGCCGATCAAAGCGGAGCTGGTCGGGACTCGTCACCGCGCAAGAGAACGGGCGACGAACAGCGTCAGGCCACGAGGGTCCGTTGGGCCACGGGGGTCAGCTAGGCCACGAGGGTCTTGACGGCCGCCAGGACCTGCGCGAGGCCCTTCTTGGCATCGGCGAAGAGCATCCCCGTCTGGGGCTGCCCGTACAGCTCGTTGTCGAGGCCGGCGTAGCCGTGCCCGAGCGAGCGCTTGATCACGACGACCGAGCGGGCCTTGTCGACGTCGAGGATCGGCATGCCGGAGATCGCGTTGCCGGTCCGGCGGGCCGCCGGGTTCGTGACGTCATTGGCGCCGACGACGAGCGCGACGTCGCAGGTCGCGAACTCGGGGTTGATCTCCTCCATCTCGATCAGCTGCGTGTACGGCACGTCCGCCTCGGCGAGCAGCACGTTCATGTGCCCGGGCATCCGCCCGGCGACGGGGTGGATCGCGTACAGCACCGTGATGCCGCGCTCGGTCAGGAGGGCGCCGAGCTCGCCGCACTCGCGCTGGGCCTGCGCCGCGGCGAGCCCGTAGCCGGGCACGATGATGACCTTGGTGGCGTACGCGAGCTGGATCGCGACGTCGTCGGCGTCCACGCGGCGCACGTCGGCGCCCGCGACGCCGGCCACGGCCTCCCCGCCCGCGCCGTCGCCGGTGCCGAAGCCGCCGATCATGATGGCGATCACCGACCTGTTCATCGCGTCGGCCATGAGCTTGGTGAGGATCGTGCCGGACGCCCCGACGAGGGCGCCCGCGATGATGAGGATCTGGTTGCCGATGACGAACCCGGCCATCGCGACCGCGAGGCCGGTGAACGCGTTGAGCAGCGAGATCACGACGGGCATGTCGGCGCCGCCGATCGGCAGCACCATGAGCACGCCGAAGGCGAGCGCCCCGACGATCACGGCGGCGAGCAGGTAGGCGTTCCCCTGCCCCCAGACCAGCCCGGCGCCGCCGGCCAGCGCGACGACGGCGCTGAAGATGTTCAGCGCGCGGGACCCGCGGAACGTGATCGGCGCGCCCGAGATCCAGCCCTGCAGCTTGCCGGCCGCGATGAGCGAGCCGGAGAAGGTGACCGAGCCGATGATGACGTCGAGCACGACCGGGATCGAGAAGCTGGCGGTGATCGCCGCTCCTTCGCCGGACAGGCGCACGAAGTCGACGATGCCGACGAGCGCCGCGGCGCCACCGCCGACGGCGTTGAAGATCGACACGAGCTGCGGCATCGCGGTCATCTGAACGCGGCGCGCGGAGACGAGGCCGGCGACCGAGCCGACGACGAGGCCGGAGATCAGCGCGACCCAGGCCCACCCGGAGACGCTGACGTCGCCGCCCTCGGCCGCGGTCCCGCCGGCGGCGAGCAGCGCGATGGTGACGGCGATCGCGGCGGTCATGCCGGCGGCGGACAGCAGGTTGCCGCGCCGGGCCGTCGCGGGCGAGCGCATGAGGTGCAGGCCGAGCACGAAGCACACGGCCGCGCCCAGGTAGACGAGCCGGGCGGCGATCTCGAGCGCGCTCATCGGGCGGTCTCCTGGGTCGGTGCGGACGGCTGGTCGGCGGCCGCGGGGCGGGACGGGCGGGCCTTGAACATCCCGAGCATCCGGTCCGTGACGACGTAGCCGCCCACGACGTTCATGGCGGCGAAGGCCGCCGCGACGAACGTCAGGACGTACGCGAACGGGTCGTCCGCGAGCCCGGCGATGATCACGGCGCCAACGACGACGACGCCGTGGATGGCGTTCGCGCCCGACATCATCGGGGTGTGCAGCGTCGCCGGGATCTTGCTGATGACCTCGAACCCCACCAGCACGGCCAGGACGAACAGCCCCAGGTCACTCAACAGGTCACTCGTCATCGGTCGTGCCTTCCGCCGGTACGCGCTGGGAGAACCAGACGGCCGCGACGATCTCGTCGGCCGGGTCGAGGTGAAGGGCGCCGTCCGCGACGATGGCCGTGAGCAGCGCGGTCACGTTGCGGGAGTAAGCGGCCGAGGCGCCGGGCGCCATCTGCGCCGGCAGGTTGCCCGCGCCGACGACGGTCACGCCGCCGGGGGTCACGACCCGCTCGTCCGCGACCGAGCCCGCGACGTTGCCGCCGAGCGGGCCGGCGGCGAGGTCGACAAGCACCGAGCCGGGCGACATGGCCGCGACGGTCTCGGCCGAGACGAGCACGGGCGGCTTGCCGCCCGGCACCTGCGCGGTCGTGATGACGATGTCGAACTTGCGGATCGCGGCGTCGAGCTCGGCCCGCTGGGCCGCGCCCTCCTCGGGCGTCAGGGCCCGCGCGTAGCCGCCGGCACCGTCGCCCGCGGCCATCGTGGTCGCCGTCTTGAGGAACGTCGCACCGAGGGACTTGACCTCGCCCTCGGCCGCGGACCGGACGTCGTAGCCGGTGACCTGCGCGCCGAGGCGACGGGCGGTGCCGATGGCCTGCAGGCCGGCGACGCCGGCGCCGAGCACGAGCACCTTCGCGGGCCGCGCGGTGCCGGCGGCCGTGATCATCATGGGGAAGTAGCGGCCGTAGGCCTCGGCGGCGACGACGGCGGCGCGGTAGCCGGCGACCGACGCCTGCGAGCTGAGCGCGTCCATCGTCTGGGCGCGCGACAGCGTTCGCGGCAGGAGGTCGAGGCTGAGCAGGACGACGCCGCGCGCGGCGGCGTCCTCGAGGTCGGCGCGCTCGGCGCCCGCGACCCGCGCGTCGAGCATGCCGATCACGACCTGGCCGGGACGGAGCCGGGCGAGGACGGCCGCGACCGGGCGGCGCACGGCGAGGATCACGTCGGCGCGGGCGAGGATGTCGTCGAGCGGGCAGACCTTCGCCCCGGCGCTCGCGTACGCGTCGTCGGGGGCCAGCGCGCCGGCGCCGGCGCCGGCCTCGACCAGCACCTCGAAGCCCTGGGCGACGAGTCGTTCCACGACCTCGGGGACGAGAGCGACTCGCCGCTCGCCTGGTGTGCGCTCGGTGAGCGCAGCGACCACGAGCACCTTTGCATCTTCGCGCGTCATGAGTCCTCCTCGGGTGCCAACCCGAGCGGGCAGCGCCATCAAGTGTGCCCTTTCGTTCCCGGGGGCACCAAGGACCTTTGCCTAGGCGCGCCCGAGCGCCTCGAGGTGCATCCGGGTGGTGTTGCGGCCCGACCCCTTCGCCAGGTACAGCGCGACGTCGGCGGCGTGGAAGAGCTCGTTCATGCTCGTGCCGGCCGCCGGGTAGTTCGCCAGGCCGATGCTCACGGTGCAGTGGACAGTCGCGCCGGTGACGTCGATCCCGTCGCGCTCGCACCGGCGGCGCACGTCGTCGGCGACGGCGAACCCCTGCGCCACGGTGGCGCCGGGCAGCGCGACGAAGAACTCCTCGCCGCCCCAGCGGCACACGAGCGCGCCGGCGGGCAGGTGCGCGCGGACTCGGTCGGCGAGGGCGACCAGCACCTCGTCGCCGATGAGGTGCCCGTAGTGGTCGTTGATGGACTTGAACCGGTCGACGTCGATGAGGGCCACCGCGAGCTCGGTGCCGGTGCGTTCGGCGGCGTCCAGCATCCCCGCGAACTGCTCGACGAGGTAGCGGCGGTTGTGCAGCCCGGTGAGCGGGTCGCGGCTCGCGACCTCGACCAGGTCGGCCCGGAGGCGGTCGATGGTCTCGATCTGACCGAGCAGCTGGGCGTTGGCCTCGAACAGGCGCCGGGTCTGCGCCTTCGCCTCCGTGACGTCCCGGGCGACGAAGACCGTGCCGAGCACGCGCCGGCGCCGGTCGATCAGCGGGGAGGACCGCACCTGGTAGTCGGCCCGCTCGCCGCCGGCGAGCACGAACTCGAAGCCAGCCTCGCCCGCCGGCCGAGCGAGCAGCCCGCCGCGCAGCGCGCTCGCCTCGGCGCCGATGAGCTCGACGGGCGCGTCCGGGTCCATCTGCCGCACGAGCGCGACGGCGGCCGGGTTGAGGTCGAGGACGCGCCCGGCCGGGCTCACGGCCACGATCGCGTCACCGATCTGGTCGACGATCAGCGCCCGCGCCACCGGCGCGAACGTGAACAGGTCCTGGCGGAAGATCGCGTACGCCATCACCGTCCCGGTCACCGCGAATCCCAGCGGCGTCGGGTCCGGGAACTCCCGGAACCCGCCGGCGAGGCGGATCACATTGACCACGATCGGGGCGAGGGACGCGACGAACAGCGTGATGCGCTGGCCGCGGAACGCCGGCGGCGCCTGCCAGCAGCTCATGGCGATGAGCAGGATGCCCAGGCCGAGCGCGACGTAGGAGTAGCCCGCGTGGCACCAGAAGGCGGGCCCGTAGGTCCACGCGGCCGGGGTGGTGAGGTCGCTGGCACCCGGCCCGCCGTAGACGAGCTGGTGCCACGGGTTGGTCGCCGCCAGCAGGGTGATGGCGACCGGCTCGATCAGGGCCAGCTGCAGGTAGCGCCGCGACGGCACCCACTGGGGCCGGGCGATGGCGATGCTCAGGAAGCCGAACGCCGCAACGACTGTGCCGAGGCCGGGGAACATCGCCAGCGACGCGACAGACGCGACGGTCTCGCTCGTCGCGGCGAGCCCGAAGGCGTCCGCGAGCGACCACCAACACGCGCCGGCCATGACGGCGGTCAGCGCGATCGCGACGCCGGGGTTGTTCGCGCGGCGGCGCCATGTGACGAGCGCCAGGACGGCGAACACGGCTGCCGCGGCCGCGAAGAGGGTCGCCGTGATGTCAAACTGCATGGACCGCCTCCCGTCCGTCGGCCGCGACCCGGGGCGGCGACCTTGCACCGGTATCGACCCACTGATCGGCAGCCGGAGCGCGGTGTTGAGGGGTCAGCCGGCCTCGGCAGCGCGCACCGCTGATTCCACCGTGCGCAGCGCAGCCCGCAGCGCCGCCTCGGCATCGATCCCGGCGGCGTCGGCCTCGGCCGCCAGCGCGAGCAGGCGCGCCCCGAGAGCCGCGGCGGGTCCGCCCGCGTCCGCCTCCCCGTCCGCGTGCCGCCGGGCGACGGCGCCGACGTCCAGACCGAGGTCGGCGCGCGCGGCCCGCGCGAGCACCTTTTGGGTGCGCGCCAGCGCGCCCTGTGCGAGCGGGATGCCGTCGAGCACCGAGGTGCGCTGCTTCTCGGCCTTCTTGATCTGATCCCACCGGCGGTGCGCGTCCTCGCCGCCGCCCGCCGCCGCGCCCGGCTCCACGGCGAACACGTGCGGGTGCCGCCGGACGAGCTTCGCGGCGACGCCGCGGGCCACGTCGTCGAGGTCGAATGGGTCGCCGGGGTGCTCCTGCGCGAGGCGCGCGTGGAAGACGACCTGCAACAGCAGGTCCCCGAGCTCCTCGCGCATCCCTGCGCGGTCGCCCGCCTCGATGGCCTCGGCGACCTCGTGCGCCTCCTCGAGCGCGTAGGGCACCAGGCTCG harbors:
- the eno gene encoding phosphopyruvate hydratase, whose amino-acid sequence is MASIEAVGAREILDSRGNPTVEVEVALDDGTIARAAVPSGASTGAFEAVERRDGDKSRYLGKGVEDAVNAVIDEIAPELIGFEASEQRLVDAALIDLDGTPNKGKLGANAILGVSIAVAKAAADSADLPLFRYLGGPNAHVLPVPMMNILNGGSHADSNVDIQEFMVAPIGATTFREALRTGAEIYHSLKSVLKSKGLSTGLGDEGGFAPNLSSNRAALDLILVAIEKAGFVAGKDVGLALDVAATEFFKDGAYQFEGKATTSDEMIAYYEQLVRDYPLVSIEDPLSEDEWAGWSALMGQVGDRVQIVGDDLFVTNPIRLAKGIELKSANSLLVKLNQIGTLTETLDAVDLAHRAGFTAMVSHRSGETEDVTIADLAVAVNGGQIKTGAPARGERIAKYNQLLRIEEELDDAARYAGASAFPRHTQA
- a CDS encoding NAD(P) transhydrogenase subunit alpha, translating into MTSDLLSDLGLFVLAVLVGFEVISKIPATLHTPMMSGANAIHGVVVVGAVIIAGLADDPFAYVLTFVAAAFAAMNVVGGYVVTDRMLGMFKARPSRPAAADQPSAPTQETAR
- a CDS encoding NAD(P)(+) transhydrogenase (Re/Si-specific) subunit beta; the encoded protein is MSALEIAARLVYLGAAVCFVLGLHLMRSPATARRGNLLSAAGMTAAIAVTIALLAAGGTAAEGGDVSVSGWAWVALISGLVVGSVAGLVSARRVQMTAMPQLVSIFNAVGGGAAALVGIVDFVRLSGEGAAITASFSIPVVLDVIIGSVTFSGSLIAAGKLQGWISGAPITFRGSRALNIFSAVVALAGGAGLVWGQGNAYLLAAVIVGALAFGVLMVLPIGGADMPVVISLLNAFTGLAVAMAGFVIGNQILIIAGALVGASGTILTKLMADAMNRSVIAIMIGGFGTGDGAGGEAVAGVAGADVRRVDADDVAIQLAYATKVIIVPGYGLAAAQAQRECGELGALLTERGITVLYAIHPVAGRMPGHMNVLLAEADVPYTQLIEMEEINPEFATCDVALVVGANDVTNPAARRTGNAISGMPILDVDKARSVVVIKRSLGHGYAGLDNELYGQPQTGMLFADAKKGLAQVLAAVKTLVA
- a CDS encoding histidine kinase N-terminal 7TM domain-containing diguanylate cyclase; its protein translation is MQFDITATLFAAAAAVFAVLALVTWRRRANNPGVAIALTAVMAGACWWSLADAFGLAATSETVASVASLAMFPGLGTVVAAFGFLSIAIARPQWVPSRRYLQLALIEPVAITLLAATNPWHQLVYGGPGASDLTTPAAWTYGPAFWCHAGYSYVALGLGILLIAMSCWQAPPAFRGQRITLFVASLAPIVVNVIRLAGGFREFPDPTPLGFAVTGTVMAYAIFRQDLFTFAPVARALIVDQIGDAIVAVSPAGRVLDLNPAAVALVRQMDPDAPVELIGAEASALRGGLLARPAGEAGFEFVLAGGERADYQVRSSPLIDRRRRVLGTVFVARDVTEAKAQTRRLFEANAQLLGQIETIDRLRADLVEVASRDPLTGLHNRRYLVEQFAGMLDAAERTGTELAVALIDVDRFKSINDHYGHLIGDEVLVALADRVRAHLPAGALVCRWGGEEFFVALPGATVAQGFAVADDVRRRCERDGIDVTGATVHCTVSIGLANYPAAGTSMNELFHAADVALYLAKGSGRNTTRMHLEALGRA
- a CDS encoding MazG family protein yields the protein MPPVGGGGGAGVRQLVAVMDLLRSPGGCPWDAEQTHASLVPYALEEAHEVAEAIEAGDRAGMREELGDLLLQVVFHARLAQEHPGDPFDLDDVARGVAAKLVRRHPHVFAVEPGAAAGGGEDAHRRWDQIKKAEKQRTSVLDGIPLAQGALARTQKVLARAARADLGLDVGAVARRHADGEADAGGPAAALGARLLALAAEADAAGIDAEAALRAALRTVESAVRAAEAG
- a CDS encoding Rossmann-fold NAD(P)-binding domain-containing protein yields the protein MTREDAKVLVVAALTERTPGERRVALVPEVVERLVAQGFEVLVEAGAGAGALAPDDAYASAGAKVCPLDDILARADVILAVRRPVAAVLARLRPGQVVIGMLDARVAGAERADLEDAAARGVVLLSLDLLPRTLSRAQTMDALSSQASVAGYRAAVVAAEAYGRYFPMMITAAGTARPAKVLVLGAGVAGLQAIGTARRLGAQVTGYDVRSAAEGEVKSLGATFLKTATTMAAGDGAGGYARALTPEEGAAQRAELDAAIRKFDIVITTAQVPGGKPPVLVSAETVAAMSPGSVLVDLAAGPLGGNVAGSVADERVVTPGGVTVVGAGNLPAQMAPGASAAYSRNVTALLTAIVADGALHLDPADEIVAAVWFSQRVPAEGTTDDE